A window of the Fuscovulum sp. genome harbors these coding sequences:
- the cobT gene encoding nicotinate-nucleotide--dimethylbenzimidazole phosphoribosyltransferase has product MPIPFSSLSQFRALLADMPAPDATARDAAIARNGQLTKPPGALGRLEDLAIWFAGWHGEEKPRCDRPQVLIFAGNHGVVAQGISAFPAEVTVQMVANFRHGGAAINQLSRAFGAEMAVHALDLDRPTVDFTTGPAMSEAEVVAALGCGWAAVDQAADVLVTGEMGIGNTTSAAALAAALFGGDPAGWVGRGTGVDDAGLARKADAVARGLALHAAALGDPLEVLRCLGGRELAAMAGAIARARVERVPVVLDGFICTASAAVLERAVPGALDHCVAGHVSAEGGHGRLLAALGKEPLLNLGLRLGEGSGAALALGVVKGALACHSGMATFAEAGVSGA; this is encoded by the coding sequence ATGCCCATTCCCTTTTCCTCCCTGTCCCAGTTCCGTGCCCTGTTGGCAGACATGCCCGCGCCTGATGCCACCGCGCGTGACGCGGCCATTGCGCGCAACGGTCAATTGACCAAACCGCCGGGGGCTTTGGGGCGGCTGGAGGATCTGGCCATCTGGTTTGCAGGCTGGCATGGCGAGGAAAAGCCGCGCTGCGACCGGCCGCAGGTTCTGATATTTGCAGGGAATCATGGGGTTGTGGCGCAGGGGATTTCGGCCTTTCCGGCCGAGGTGACCGTGCAGATGGTGGCAAACTTCCGCCATGGTGGGGCAGCGATCAACCAATTGAGCCGGGCCTTTGGGGCAGAAATGGCCGTTCACGCGCTGGATCTGGACCGCCCCACGGTGGATTTCACCACAGGCCCCGCGATGAGCGAGGCTGAGGTGGTGGCGGCGCTGGGCTGTGGCTGGGCGGCGGTCGACCAGGCGGCTGATGTGCTGGTGACGGGCGAGATGGGGATTGGCAACACCACATCGGCGGCAGCGCTGGCCGCGGCCCTGTTCGGCGGCGATCCTGCCGGATGGGTGGGCCGGGGAACAGGCGTGGATGATGCCGGACTGGCGCGCAAGGCCGATGCCGTGGCGCGGGGGCTGGCGCTGCACGCAGCGGCGCTGGGTGACCCGCTGGAGGTGCTGCGGTGCCTAGGCGGGCGGGAACTGGCGGCCATGGCCGGGGCCATCGCGCGGGCGCGGGTGGAACGGGTTCCCGTGGTGCTGGACGGGTTTATCTGCACGGCATCAGCTGCGGTGCTGGAGCGGGCGGTGCCGGGAGCGCTGGACCATTGCGTCGCCGGGCATGTCAGCGCCGAGGGCGGGCATGGGCGGCTGCTTGCGGCTTTGGGCAAAGAGCCGCTGCTGAACCTTGGGCTGCGGCTTGGCGAAGGGTCCGGCGCGGCGCTGGCGCTGGGCGTGGTGAAGGGCGCGCTGGCCTGCCATTCGGGCATGGCGACATTTGCTGAAGCGGGCGTGTCGGGGGCCTAG
- a CDS encoding cation:proton antiporter has product MEGFLLEASIYLGAAILVVPLAMRLGLGSVLGYLAAGILVGPVFGIAGAETADLQHFAEFGVVLMLFLIGLELEPRTLWDMRDRLIGLGGAQVVLTTTAIALLAYTLGFAWQVALTFGLILSLSSTAIVLQTLNEKALMRTAGGRASFSVLLTQDIAVIPMLAFLPLLALPAILGPTADLYGITNSAEEAAHGAENAAEPLLTLVEQLPGWATTLLTLAIVGSIVLAGNFLSRPVFRFVHAARLPEMSTFFSLLIVLGIAFLMMLVGLSPALGTFVAGVVLANSEFRHQIEADIKPFKGLLLGLFFMTVGIGIDTRQLFGQPVTILSLTLGLIAVKAAVLYCLAVLFKLRGHDRWLFTLGLAQAGEFGFVLIGFARQQGILSLNQGQVALLVVSLSMLLTPALFIAYERLASRMRARTPDRAPDLIDEKGRVIIAGIGRFGQVVNRLVRMSGLSTVVLDSDMATIETMRRFGVKGFFGDPSNPALLDAAGLAEAAILVVAVDSRENTNRIVRYARSQRPDLHIVARARDRVHVYELYQAGANDIVRETFDSSIRAGRYVLENMGFTEYEAAKLSQTYFKVDRAAMRDLASLWVPGQPVHLNDAYVERAKQLDRDLETALIDELYETRPMEGEDVPAPFTEVAEEDALADPAPRSESV; this is encoded by the coding sequence ATGGAAGGGTTCCTTCTCGAAGCCAGCATCTATCTTGGCGCGGCGATCCTCGTCGTGCCCCTTGCGATGCGCCTTGGCCTTGGATCAGTGCTCGGCTACCTCGCCGCCGGGATTCTGGTCGGTCCGGTCTTTGGCATCGCCGGGGCGGAAACCGCCGATCTTCAGCATTTTGCCGAATTCGGCGTGGTGTTGATGCTGTTCCTGATCGGTCTGGAACTGGAACCCCGCACGTTGTGGGATATGCGTGACCGGCTGATCGGTCTGGGCGGCGCGCAGGTGGTGCTTACGACCACGGCCATCGCGCTTCTGGCCTATACACTGGGCTTTGCCTGGCAGGTCGCGCTGACCTTCGGGCTGATCCTGTCGCTGTCGTCCACCGCCATCGTCCTGCAAACGTTGAATGAAAAGGCGCTGATGCGCACCGCCGGGGGGCGGGCCTCCTTCTCGGTCCTGCTGACACAGGATATCGCCGTCATCCCGATGCTGGCCTTCCTGCCATTGCTGGCGCTTCCCGCCATCCTTGGCCCCACTGCCGACCTCTACGGTATCACAAACAGCGCCGAAGAGGCCGCCCATGGGGCAGAGAACGCAGCAGAGCCGCTCTTGACGCTGGTCGAGCAGCTTCCCGGTTGGGCCACCACCCTGCTCACCCTCGCCATCGTGGGCAGCATAGTGCTTGCCGGAAACTTCCTGTCGCGCCCCGTCTTTCGCTTTGTCCACGCCGCCCGTCTGCCGGAAATGTCGACCTTCTTTTCGCTGCTGATCGTGCTGGGCATCGCCTTTCTGATGATGCTGGTGGGCCTGTCCCCCGCCCTTGGCACCTTTGTCGCCGGGGTGGTGCTGGCCAACTCGGAATTCCGCCACCAGATCGAGGCCGATATCAAACCCTTCAAGGGCCTTCTCCTTGGCCTGTTCTTCATGACCGTCGGCATCGGCATCGACACACGGCAACTTTTCGGTCAGCCCGTCACTATCCTGTCGCTGACCCTTGGCCTGATCGCGGTCAAGGCAGCGGTGCTCTATTGCCTTGCGGTTTTGTTTAAACTCCGCGGGCATGACCGCTGGCTCTTCACCTTGGGCCTTGCCCAAGCAGGCGAATTTGGCTTCGTGCTGATCGGCTTTGCCCGCCAGCAGGGTATCTTGTCGCTCAATCAGGGGCAGGTAGCGCTTCTGGTGGTCAGCCTGTCCATGCTTCTGACCCCGGCGCTGTTCATCGCCTATGAACGGCTGGCCAGCCGCATGCGCGCCCGCACCCCCGACCGCGCGCCAGACCTGATTGATGAAAAGGGCCGCGTCATCATCGCGGGCATCGGCCGCTTTGGTCAGGTGGTGAACCGGCTTGTCCGCATGTCAGGGCTGTCCACCGTCGTGCTGGATTCCGACATGGCCACGATTGAAACCATGCGCCGCTTTGGCGTGAAGGGCTTTTTCGGCGATCCGTCCAACCCCGCCCTGTTAGATGCCGCCGGGTTGGCCGAGGCGGCCATTCTGGTGGTCGCCGTCGACAGCCGCGAAAACACCAACCGGATCGTGCGCTACGCCCGCAGCCAGCGCCCCGATCTTCACATCGTCGCCCGCGCCCGTGACCGGGTGCATGTGTATGAACTCTATCAGGCCGGGGCCAATGACATTGTCCGCGAAACCTTTGACAGCTCCATCCGCGCGGGGCGCTATGTGCTGGAAAACATGGGGTTCACGGAATACGAGGCGGCGAAACTGTCGCAGACCTATTTCAAGGTGGATCGCGCCGCGATGCGCGATCTGGCCAGCCTATGGGTTCCGGGCCAACCCGTGCATCTGAACGATGCCTATGTCGAACGGGCCAAGCAGCTTGATCGCGATCTGGAAACCGCCCTGATCGACGAGCTTTATGAAACCCGCCCGATGGAGGGCGAGGATGTCCCCGCCCCCTTTACCGAAGTGGCGGAGGAAGACGCCCTCGCCGATCCTGCACCGCGATCAGAATCCGTCTAG
- a CDS encoding translation initiation factor 2 has translation MKPNFALNFTDDSITLLHRTKRGWAEVGRTAFDVDDLPAAMADLKAKAEGLAPGGITTKLVIPNSQIKYLTIAAPGPDADSRKAQIVAGLEGQTPYDVVDLVWDHTGTGDSAQVAVLARETLDEAEGFAAANGFNPVSFVAIPLDASFGTEPFFGQTSFSQSVLKDGQKVDRDADPIRLPDAEPAPQPEPDPAPQPEPEPLPEPEPLPIPEPLPEPAPDVVPQPLPEPDPVPAPEDLPLSDPMPEPEPAGIPGGIDENPDPFPMELPPLPNDFGTDRPSTSPAASFADELALATQAAAKSEAPVDPAAIAATLSAGDPPATASVLDNSIPDLDEAPMAIDVGDDLADAPTGAKAERRLIIDPSVEDDLPPMPSGAALSAYASRPLTGDAPPRPAPTVAEADRPAPRGGAKPVADKPATSRPVPKFSYETPGEKPPTPAAKALRGVTSLVTAPSIPGGRKAKVSPPATAASNAVASAAAAAAGATPKGSDPARRPAGLGSRPMPVRGKPRHLGLILTGILLIMLALAAGLSSFYVSWTQDEQATPVETAAAPEAAAPNAADLPAPEDEMLADLQDPADLAPETPVAEATPETAPADGVVMTAEDPNAAPAAEATPEPAPATVIAGDPAPANAPANEAQDEIFLSGSDTPPAPVDAAALPAPTARADAAPLPQQPPPPFGTVYQFDENGLIRPTPEGIATPEGVLLFAGSPALLPPSRPEAITAAARAAEQAAAPAIAPGTTEPAATAAEPAVIVPSDPALADARPLPRPADLAPAPAETAGDDGASLGPELDPRIATIRPAVRPESIVAAAVAAGAIAPTTASANGSLALIAPEGTVTPIGLTISRRPAARPGDMTRAVEAAVAAAIRQPEPEPPSAEVTPETEEEPELAAATAPRIPSSANVAKQATIRNAINLRDMNLIGVYGTSSQRYALVRNPNGRYVKVEVGDRLDGGRVAAITASELRYEKRGRMVVLALPNS, from the coding sequence ATGAAGCCGAACTTTGCCCTGAACTTCACCGATGACAGCATCACGCTGCTGCACCGCACAAAGCGTGGCTGGGCAGAGGTGGGACGCACGGCATTTGATGTCGATGATCTGCCCGCCGCGATGGCCGACCTCAAGGCCAAGGCCGAAGGTTTGGCCCCGGGCGGCATCACGACCAAGCTCGTCATTCCCAATTCGCAGATCAAGTATCTGACAATCGCCGCCCCCGGCCCCGACGCCGACAGCCGCAAGGCGCAGATCGTTGCCGGGCTTGAGGGTCAAACCCCCTATGACGTGGTCGATCTGGTCTGGGATCACACCGGTACCGGCGACAGCGCGCAGGTGGCCGTTCTGGCGCGCGAGACGCTGGACGAAGCCGAAGGCTTCGCCGCCGCCAACGGCTTCAACCCGGTCTCCTTTGTCGCCATCCCGCTGGATGCCAGCTTCGGCACGGAACCGTTCTTCGGGCAGACCAGCTTTTCGCAATCGGTCCTGAAGGATGGCCAGAAGGTCGACCGCGACGCCGATCCGATCCGGCTGCCGGACGCCGAACCCGCGCCGCAGCCGGAACCCGATCCGGCCCCGCAGCCCGAACCGGAGCCCCTTCCCGAACCCGAACCGCTGCCGATCCCGGAACCGCTGCCAGAACCTGCACCGGATGTCGTGCCGCAGCCGCTGCCCGAACCAGACCCGGTCCCCGCGCCGGAAGATCTGCCGCTGTCCGACCCGATGCCGGAACCCGAACCCGCCGGCATCCCGGGCGGTATCGATGAAAACCCCGATCCCTTCCCGATGGAATTGCCGCCCCTGCCGAATGATTTCGGCACGGACCGCCCCTCGACATCCCCCGCCGCATCCTTCGCGGATGAACTTGCCTTGGCCACCCAAGCCGCCGCAAAGTCCGAAGCGCCCGTCGATCCGGCCGCCATTGCCGCAACACTCAGCGCGGGCGATCCGCCCGCCACCGCATCGGTTCTGGACAACTCCATCCCCGATCTGGACGAAGCGCCGATGGCAATTGACGTCGGCGACGATCTCGCCGATGCGCCCACCGGGGCCAAAGCCGAACGCCGCCTGATTATCGACCCGTCGGTCGAGGATGATCTGCCGCCCATGCCGTCGGGCGCGGCGCTGTCGGCCTATGCCAGCCGCCCGCTGACCGGCGACGCACCGCCCCGCCCGGCCCCCACCGTGGCCGAGGCAGACCGCCCCGCCCCGCGCGGCGGCGCAAAGCCCGTGGCGGACAAGCCCGCCACTTCGCGCCCGGTGCCGAAGTTCAGCTATGAAACACCGGGCGAAAAGCCCCCGACCCCCGCCGCCAAAGCGCTGCGCGGCGTGACTTCGCTGGTCACCGCGCCCTCCATTCCCGGCGGGCGCAAGGCCAAGGTCTCGCCTCCTGCAACGGCGGCAAGCAATGCCGTGGCCAGTGCCGCCGCCGCTGCTGCCGGGGCCACGCCCAAAGGCAGTGATCCCGCCCGCCGTCCTGCCGGGCTGGGCAGCCGCCCCATGCCCGTACGCGGCAAACCCCGCCATCTGGGCCTGATCCTGACCGGCATCCTGCTGATCATGCTCGCCCTCGCGGCGGGATTGTCGTCTTTCTACGTCAGCTGGACGCAAGACGAACAAGCCACACCTGTCGAAACCGCCGCCGCCCCGGAAGCCGCAGCACCTAACGCCGCCGATCTGCCCGCCCCGGAAGACGAGATGCTGGCGGATCTGCAAGACCCTGCCGATCTTGCCCCCGAAACCCCGGTCGCGGAGGCCACCCCCGAAACGGCCCCCGCCGATGGCGTGGTGATGACGGCCGAAGATCCCAACGCCGCCCCCGCCGCCGAGGCGACGCCCGAACCCGCTCCCGCCACGGTGATCGCGGGTGATCCCGCCCCCGCCAATGCCCCGGCGAATGAGGCGCAGGACGAGATTTTCCTGTCTGGCTCCGACACGCCCCCGGCCCCGGTGGATGCCGCAGCCCTCCCTGCGCCCACGGCACGCGCCGATGCCGCCCCACTGCCGCAGCAGCCACCCCCTCCCTTCGGCACGGTCTATCAGTTCGATGAGAACGGCCTTATCCGGCCCACGCCCGAAGGGATCGCCACCCCCGAGGGTGTTTTGCTTTTCGCAGGCTCCCCCGCCCTTCTGCCGCCCAGCCGGCCAGAGGCCATCACCGCTGCTGCTCGCGCCGCCGAACAGGCTGCAGCACCGGCGATTGCACCGGGTACGACAGAGCCTGCCGCCACCGCCGCAGAACCCGCGGTGATCGTTCCGTCAGACCCGGCGCTTGCCGATGCGCGCCCGCTGCCGCGTCCGGCCGATCTGGCACCCGCCCCGGCGGAAACCGCTGGCGATGATGGTGCATCACTCGGCCCTGAACTCGATCCGCGCATCGCAACCATTCGTCCTGCCGTCCGGCCGGAAAGCATTGTCGCCGCCGCCGTGGCCGCAGGGGCCATCGCCCCCACAACGGCCAGCGCGAATGGCAGCCTCGCCCTCATCGCGCCCGAAGGCACGGTCACCCCGATTGGCCTTACCATTTCGCGCCGCCCTGCCGCACGCCCCGGCGACATGACCCGCGCAGTCGAAGCCGCCGTCGCCGCCGCGATCCGCCAGCCCGAACCCGAGCCGCCCTCGGCCGAGGTCACGCCGGAAACGGAAGAAGAACCCGAACTCGCCGCCGCCACCGCGCCGCGCATCCCCTCTAGCGCGAATGTCGCCAAACAGGCGACCATCCGCAACGCCATCAACCTGCGCGACATGAACCTGATCGGCGTCTACGGCACGTCATCCCAGCGCTATGCGCTGGTGCGCAACCCGAATGGCCGTTACGTCAAGGTCGAGGTGGGCGACCGTCTGGATGGTGGCCGCGTTGCCGCCATCACCGCGTCGGAACTGCGCTATGAAAAGCGCGGTCGCATGGTGGTTCTGGCCCTTCCGAACAGCTGA
- a CDS encoding SIMPL domain-containing protein (The SIMPL domain is named for its presence in mouse protein SIMPL (signalling molecule that associates with mouse pelle-like kinase). Bacterial member BP26, from Brucella, was shown to assemble into a channel-like structure, while YggE from E. coli has been associated with resistance to oxidative stress.), whose product MRVLSAVLLSTALMVPGLAPTMALADDHVAPATITVTGEGVVTSAPDLATVSLGVTTQGDTAAAAMAANAEALTAVLERVKAAGVEDRDIQTSTLNLNPNWSNTDGSSMPVIQGYVASNILSIRVRDIAKLGGVLDAAITDGANTLNGISFGLAEPDPAMDEARKTAVAKAKARAELLVGAAGASLGKIVSISEAGMSSPMPMYRMEAAMADAPVPVAGGEVGVTANVTITWEIVQP is encoded by the coding sequence ATGCGCGTTCTTTCGGCAGTTCTGCTTTCCACGGCGCTGATGGTGCCGGGTCTGGCCCCGACCATGGCCTTGGCCGATGACCATGTCGCCCCCGCCACCATTACCGTGACAGGTGAGGGCGTGGTGACATCGGCCCCCGATCTGGCCACGGTCAGCCTGGGTGTGACGACGCAGGGCGATACGGCGGCGGCGGCGATGGCGGCCAATGCCGAGGCGCTGACGGCCGTGCTGGAGCGTGTGAAGGCGGCGGGGGTGGAGGATCGGGACATTCAGACATCGACGCTGAACCTGAACCCCAACTGGTCGAACACTGATGGCAGTTCAATGCCGGTCATTCAGGGATATGTCGCGTCGAACATTCTGTCGATCCGGGTACGCGACATTGCCAAGCTGGGTGGTGTGCTGGATGCGGCGATCACGGATGGGGCCAATACGCTGAACGGGATCAGTTTCGGGCTGGCAGAGCCGGACCCGGCGATGGATGAAGCGCGCAAGACGGCTGTGGCCAAGGCCAAGGCGCGGGCCGAGCTGCTGGTGGGTGCGGCGGGGGCAAGCCTTGGGAAGATCGTGTCGATCAGCGAGGCTGGGATGTCATCCCCGATGCCGATGTATCGGATGGAGGCCGCAATGGCCGATGCGCCGGTGCCTGTGGCGGGTGGCGAGGTTGGGGTGACGGCGAATGTCACCATCACCTGGGAGATAGTGCAGCCCTGA
- a CDS encoding O-acetylhomoserine aminocarboxypropyltransferase/cysteine synthase family protein, giving the protein MSEDRKLAFETLQIHAGAEPDPATGARQVPIYQTTAYVFRDADHAAKLFNLQEVGYIYSRLTNPTVSALANRVCALEGGAGAICCSSGHAAQIMALFPLMGPGLNIIASTRLYGGTMTQFSQTIKRFGWSAKFVDFDDLAALEAAVDDNTRAIFCESIANPGGYITDLDAVAKVADKVGLPLIVDNTSATPYLCRPIEHGATLVVHSATKYLTGNGTVTGGVVVDSGKFDWTKSGKFPSLSEPEPAYHGLAFHPALGAMAFTFHSIAVGLRDLGMTMNPQGAHYTLMGIETLSLRMDRHVENARKVAEWLEKDPRIDYVTYAGLPSSPYNHRVARICPKGAGALFTFAVKGGYDACVKLIDNVKLFSHVANLGDTRSLIIHSASTTHRQLTEEQQIKSGAAPNVVRVSIGIEHADDIIADLDQALAKATA; this is encoded by the coding sequence ATGTCAGAAGACCGCAAACTCGCTTTTGAGACGCTCCAGATTCACGCCGGCGCCGAGCCGGACCCCGCCACGGGCGCGCGGCAGGTGCCGATCTACCAGACCACCGCCTATGTCTTCCGCGACGCCGACCACGCGGCGAAACTCTTCAACCTGCAAGAGGTGGGCTATATCTACTCCCGCCTGACCAACCCCACCGTCTCGGCGCTGGCCAACCGGGTCTGCGCGCTGGAAGGCGGGGCCGGGGCGATCTGCTGCTCTTCGGGCCATGCCGCACAGATCATGGCGCTGTTCCCGCTGATGGGGCCGGGTCTGAACATCATCGCCTCCACCCGCCTGTACGGCGGCACGATGACCCAGTTCAGCCAGACCATCAAACGCTTCGGCTGGTCGGCCAAGTTCGTCGATTTCGACGATCTCGCCGCGCTTGAGGCCGCAGTGGACGACAACACCCGCGCCATCTTCTGCGAATCCATCGCCAATCCGGGCGGCTACATCACCGACCTCGATGCCGTGGCCAAGGTGGCCGACAAGGTCGGTTTGCCGCTCATCGTCGACAACACCTCTGCCACCCCCTACCTCTGCCGCCCCATCGAACATGGCGCGACCTTGGTGGTCCATTCCGCCACCAAATACCTCACCGGCAACGGCACGGTGACGGGCGGCGTGGTGGTGGATTCCGGCAAATTCGACTGGACCAAATCCGGCAAATTCCCCTCTCTGTCTGAACCCGAACCCGCCTATCACGGGTTGGCCTTCCACCCGGCGCTGGGGGCCATGGCCTTCACCTTCCACTCCATCGCCGTGGGCCTGCGCGACCTTGGCATGACGATGAACCCGCAAGGCGCGCATTACACGCTGATGGGGATCGAAACCCTGTCGCTGCGGATGGATCGGCACGTCGAGAACGCCCGCAAGGTGGCCGAATGGCTGGAGAAAGACCCCCGCATCGACTATGTCACCTATGCGGGCCTGCCGTCTTCGCCCTACAACCACCGCGTCGCGCGCATCTGCCCAAAGGGGGCGGGGGCGCTGTTCACCTTCGCGGTCAAGGGCGGCTATGACGCCTGCGTCAAGCTGATCGACAATGTGAAACTGTTCAGCCACGTCGCCAACCTTGGCGATACCCGGTCGCTGATCATCCATTCGGCCAGCACCACTCACCGGCAACTGACGGAAGAACAGCAGATCAAATCCGGTGCCGCGCCGAATGTGGTGCGTGTCTCCATCGGCATCGAACATGCCGATGACATCATCGCCGATCTCGATCAGGCACTGGCCAAGGCAACGGCCTGA
- a CDS encoding VOC family protein: MLTPFHLAIHVDDLEAARGFYGGVLGCAEGRSAPTWVDFDFFGHQLSLHLGAPFANAATGRVGEKMVPMPHFGLVLHLPEWQQLAGRLRAAGVDFVLEPQVRFEGEPGEQWTMFFRDPAGNPIEVKGFPTMDGVFSH, translated from the coding sequence ATGCTGACGCCCTTTCATCTGGCGATCCATGTCGATGATCTTGAGGCGGCGCGGGGCTTTTATGGCGGGGTGCTGGGCTGTGCCGAGGGGCGGTCAGCGCCGACCTGGGTGGATTTCGATTTCTTTGGCCATCAACTGAGCCTGCATCTGGGCGCGCCCTTTGCCAATGCCGCGACCGGACGGGTGGGCGAGAAGATGGTGCCGATGCCGCATTTCGGGTTGGTGCTGCATCTGCCCGAGTGGCAGCAGCTGGCGGGGCGGCTGCGGGCGGCGGGGGTGGATTTTGTGCTGGAGCCACAAGTGCGATTCGAGGGCGAACCGGGGGAGCAATGGACGATGTTCTTTCGCGACCCGGCGGGGAATCCGATTGAGGTGAAGGGGTTTCCGACGATGGATGGGGTGTTTTCCCATTAA